In a single window of the Zea mays cultivar B73 chromosome 5, Zm-B73-REFERENCE-NAM-5.0, whole genome shotgun sequence genome:
- the LOC100281193 gene encoding Probable acyl-activating enzyme 1, peroxisomal — protein MEGTVLCAANHAPLTPISFLERTALVYPDRPAVVAAGHAAAPPPRTWRQTRDRCLRLAAALAGLGVARRDVVAVFAQNIPAFCELHFGIPMAGAVICALNSRLDAGMASVLLQHSEAKVVFVDAALLGVAREALRLISQQAGGASRVPAVVLINEALDEPPSAATGNDKIPGVDRCYEYEALLLSSSRGGDPEFLIRWPDDENEPIALNYTSGTTSRPKGVVYTHRGAYLNSLSSVLLNDMTALPVYLWTVPMFHCNGWCLVWGVAAQGGTNVCLRKVNSGAIFAAVAAHGVTHMGGAPTVLSMVVNATAEERAPLGAGRKRPVTVMTGGAPPAPQVLFRMEELGFLVIHSYGLTETYGPATVCTWRPEWDALPAAERAAIKARQGLHHLGLEVDVKDPATMASVPADGRTMGEVMFRGNTVMGGYYKDAAATAEAMAGGWLRSGDLAVRHAGDGYVRILDRSKDIIISGGENISTIEVEAALFAHPAVAEAAVVGRPDEYWGETPCAFVTLREGAAGSVRAEEVVAFCQARLPRYMAPRTVVFVAELPKTATGKVQKFALREQARAMGSISSSEQQDGAGTRSKL, from the exons ATGGAAGGCACCGTGCTGTGCGCGGCCAACCACGCGCCGCTCACGCCCATCAGCTTCCTCGAGCGCACCGCGCTCGTCTACCCCGACCGCCCCGCCGTCGTCGCCGCCGGacacgccgccgcgccgccgccgcgcaccTGGCGGCAGACCCGGGACCGCTGCCTCCGCCTCGCCGCGGCGCTCGCGGGGCTCGGCGTCGCGCGCCGTGACGTG GTTGCGGTGTTCGCGCAGAACATCCCGGCCTTCTGCGAGCTCCACTTCGGCATTCCCATGGCGGGCGCCGTGATCTGCGCGCTCAACTCGCGGCTCGACGCCGGCATGGCGTCCGTGCTGCTGCAGCACTCGGAGGCCAAGGTCGTGTTCGTGGACGCCGCGCTACTGGGCGTCGCCCGGGAGGCGCTCCGCCTCATCTCCCAGCAGGCCGGCGGAGCGAGCAGGGTGCCCGCCGTGGTACTAATCAACGAGGCGCTCGACGAGCCGCCGTCAGCGGCGACAGGAAACGACAAGATCCCAGGCGTCGATCGGTGCTACGAGTACGAGGCCCtcctcctcagcagcagcagaggCGGCGATCCAGAGTTCTTGATCCGGTGGCCGGACGACGAGAACGAGCCGATCGCGCTGAACTACACGTCGGGGACGACGTCGCGGCCCAAGGGCGTGGTGTACACCCACCGCGGCGCGTACCTGAactcgctgtcgtcggtgctcctCAACGACATGACGGCGCTGCCGGTGTACCTGTGGACGGTGCCCATGTTCCACTGCAACGGGTGGTGCCTGGTGTGGGGCGTGGCGGCGCAGGGCGGCACCAACGTGTGCCTGCGCAAGGTGAACTCGGGCGCCATCTTCGCGGCCGTGGCGGCGCACGGGGTGACGCACATGGGCGGCGCGCCGACGGTGCTGAGCATGGTGGTGAACGCCACGGCGGAGGAGAGGGCGCCGCTGGGCGCGGGGAGGAAGAGGCCGGTGACTGTGATGACGGGCGGCGCGCCGCCGGCGCCGCAGGTGCTGTTCCGGATGGAGGAGCTCGGGTTCCTGGTGATCCACTCGTACGGGCTGACGGAGACGTACGGGCCAGCGACGGTGTGCACGTGGCGGCCCGAGTGGGACGCGCTGCCGGCGGCGGAGCGCGCGGCCATCAAGGCCCGGCAGGGGCTCCACCACCTGGGGCTGGAGGTGGACGTGAAGGACCCGGCCACGATGGCCAGCGTGCCCGCGGACGGGCGCACCATGGGCGAGGTGATGTTCCGCGGGAACACGGTGATGGGCGGGTACTACAAGGACGCGGCCGCGACGGCGGAGGCCATGGCCGGCGGGTGGCTGCGGTCGGGCGACCTGGCGGTGCGGCACGCCGGCGACGGCTACGTGCGGATCCTGGACCGGTCCAAGGACATCATCATCTCCGGCGGGGAGAACATCAGCACCATCGAGGTGGAGGCGGCGCTGTTCGCGCACCCGGCCGTGGCGGAGGCCGCAGTGGTGGGGCGGCCCGACGAGTACTGGGGCGAGACGCCGTGCGCATTCGTGACGCTCAGGGAGGGCGCGGCCGGCAGCGTGCGCGCCGAGGAGGTGGTGGCGTTCTGCCAGGCGCGCCTGCCGCGGTACATGGCGCCCCGGACGGTGGTGTTCGTGGCCGAGCTGCCCAAGACAGCCACGGGGAAGGTGCAGAAGTTCGCGCTCCGGGAGCAGGCCAGGGCCATGGGCAGCATCTCCAGCTCCGAGCAGCAGGATGGGGCAGGGACGAGGAGCAAGCTCTGA